Proteins encoded in a region of the Methanobrevibacter millerae genome:
- a CDS encoding mRNA surveillance protein pelota: MKIIKQDTKEGIMEVVPETLDDLWHLSHIVEVTDNVSSKTTRRIQDNTGDKLRSDRGVKKTFYLGIDVESISFHLFTGKLRLTGVITRGPEDLIPLGSHHTLEVKLNTPLKIKKVKWPNWALKRLKQAIDASKKLSAIIVVIEDDTATLGLMRQFGIEYYGPIKGNISGKRILDKNRNKNIVKFYETIVDSINKFESIQSIILAGPGFYKNDFYDYLKDKHKDLAAKSIIENTGTGGRVGIHEVLKKGTVEKLTVENRVASEMAAVNNLLEEIARNSSKVAYGIKECSEAINIGAVEKLLILDKMVATNNLGQQMDMVENMKGEVMVISSEHDGGKQLESLGGIAAILRYSLS, encoded by the coding sequence ATGAAAATCATAAAGCAAGATACAAAAGAAGGAATTATGGAAGTCGTTCCCGAAACGCTGGACGATTTGTGGCATTTGTCCCATATCGTGGAAGTTACGGACAACGTTTCATCAAAAACAACCCGTCGTATTCAGGACAATACGGGAGATAAGTTAAGAAGCGACAGGGGTGTTAAAAAGACATTTTATCTGGGAATTGACGTTGAAAGCATTTCCTTTCATTTATTCACGGGCAAACTGAGGCTGACCGGAGTCATTACGAGAGGCCCTGAGGACCTCATTCCTTTAGGTTCCCACCACACATTGGAAGTGAAGCTGAACACTCCATTAAAGATTAAAAAGGTTAAATGGCCGAACTGGGCATTGAAAAGACTAAAGCAGGCAATTGACGCTTCCAAAAAATTATCCGCAATCATAGTGGTCATAGAGGACGATACCGCAACATTAGGTTTGATGAGACAGTTCGGAATCGAATATTATGGTCCAATCAAGGGAAACATTTCCGGAAAGAGGATTTTGGACAAGAACAGAAACAAGAACATCGTCAAGTTCTATGAAACGATCGTTGATTCAATAAACAAGTTCGAATCGATTCAAAGCATTATCCTTGCGGGACCGGGCTTTTACAAAAACGATTTCTACGATTATCTAAAGGACAAACATAAGGATTTGGCCGCCAAATCAATCATTGAAAATACCGGAACCGGAGGAAGGGTCGGAATTCATGAAGTGCTCAAAAAAGGAACGGTTGAAAAGCTTACCGTTGAAAACAGGGTTGCAAGCGAAATGGCAGCCGTTAATAACCTTCTTGAGGAAATCGCCCGGAATTCATCAAAAGTTGCATATGGTATTAAGGAGTGCAGCGAAGCCATCAATATTGGGGCCGTTGAAAAACTGCTGATACTTGACAAGATGGTCGCAACCAACAATCTGGGCCAGCAGATGGACATGGTTGAGAACATGAAGGGGGAAGTCATGGTTATAAGCAGCGAGCATGATGGCGGAAAGCAGCTGGAAAGTTTGGGCGGTATTGCGGCTATTTTAAGATACAGCCTATCATAG
- a CDS encoding MarR family winged helix-turn-helix transcriptional regulator codes for MSVEELREIDATTIPVGKLLYLIGKGYINYVNHHISEYGLNSTQLHLLFEISHESNINQERIASRYNLNKGSVARSIKKLEDKGLVKRQIDENNRRQNKLSLTESGQELINKTIKIFHDWEDSVIIDDGYVEKELLQKELKEIAIRTMELNLH; via the coding sequence ATGTCAGTCGAAGAATTAAGGGAAATTGATGCAACGACAATTCCCGTCGGAAAACTCCTTTATCTGATTGGAAAAGGCTACATCAACTACGTCAATCACCATATTTCAGAGTACGGTCTCAATTCGACGCAGCTCCACTTGCTCTTTGAAATATCACACGAATCCAACATTAACCAGGAAAGGATAGCCTCAAGATACAACCTCAACAAGGGTTCGGTTGCAAGATCCATCAAGAAACTCGAAGACAAGGGGCTGGTTAAAAGGCAAATCGATGAAAACAACAGAAGGCAGAACAAGCTATCCCTAACCGAAAGCGGCCAGGAATTAATTAACAAGACAATCAAGATTTTCCACGACTGGGAAGACTCAGTAATCATAGATGACGGATATGTGGAAAAGGAACTCCTGCAAAAGGAATTGAAAGAAATAGCTATTAGAACCATGGAATTGAATTTGCATTAA
- a CDS encoding cell wall biosynthesis protein: MYESMLYAFIFIFIVCAIGTAFIDALFRFLGKRGYLGNLFPNVRGGIPRGVGIVPAIILSFYMLPSCTDLIIIIAICAFIDDIFGRRKFSFANIEIGQLSRGIGMILVMIVGFIEGFGFSSILIAFLIQPLNISDMQPGSCAMVTMVMSLITVACMLIVASPSIEELPAVYTPLLIFVVCLAYSPLDFLGKIMLGEVGNHTFAVALGIAFYYIGGFWWVALLFIFTVCFTAFVRRSTLKVFFRQRLRLLDPTFGDYVMDVLTGGGLGDLVRKWVLGDKQIEVTSDILIAFGFRRLLYNPHADNPKGFTPSQKEIPSLNRRL, encoded by the coding sequence ATGTACGAATCGATGTTATATGCATTTATATTCATTTTTATTGTTTGTGCAATAGGAACTGCTTTTATAGATGCCTTATTCAGATTTCTTGGTAAAAGGGGGTATTTAGGTAATTTATTCCCTAATGTAAGGGGAGGAATACCTCGAGGTGTAGGAATTGTCCCGGCAATCATACTGTCTTTTTATATGCTGCCGAGCTGCACCGATCTGATTATAATAATCGCTATTTGTGCATTCATAGATGATATATTCGGAAGAAGAAAGTTCAGCTTTGCAAACATTGAAATCGGCCAACTTTCACGTGGAATAGGCATGATTTTAGTAATGATAGTTGGATTTATTGAAGGATTCGGATTTTCATCCATTCTGATCGCTTTCTTAATACAGCCTTTAAACATTTCAGACATGCAGCCAGGTTCATGTGCGATGGTTACTATGGTAATGTCATTAATAACCGTGGCCTGCATGCTGATTGTTGCTTCACCTTCAATTGAAGAGTTGCCTGCTGTCTACACTCCGTTATTGATTTTTGTAGTCTGTCTGGCTTATTCTCCATTGGATTTCCTTGGAAAAATCATGCTGGGGGAAGTCGGAAACCACACCTTCGCGGTAGCTTTGGGAATCGCCTTCTACTATATCGGAGGATTCTGGTGGGTTGCACTGCTTTTCATATTCACGGTCTGCTTTACTGCATTTGTCAGAAGAAGCACGCTCAAGGTATTCTTCAGGCAAAGGTTGAGGCTTCTTGACCCGACATTCGGAGACTACGTTATGGATGTCCTCACAGGAGGGGGATTGGGAGACCTTGTACGCAAATGGGTTCTTGGAGATAAACAGATTGAAGTTACAAGTGACATTCTAATTGCTTTCGGATTTAGAAGACTTTTATACAATCCTCATGCCGACAATCCAAAGGGATTCACTCCCAGTCAAAAAGAAATCCCTTCCCTTAACAGGAGGCTTTAG
- a CDS encoding prephenate dehydrogenase — protein MKIGIIGGSDGLGKTLIYYFRDEFDVAISARDHIKGRKVAEEMNVDYVESNTQLAAMSDMLVISVPINNTVSVIREVGPFMRKGSVMVDVTSIKEEPLRAMEESLPENVEYIPTHPVFGPRTTELDNQIIVLTPTKKGEWYKRVHDYLESKNMRVIETTAEHHDYMMSIVQVLTHFSFISTASAMEKLKVDINETEDYESPIYNLMIDMIARIVSQNPYLTYYIQSMNNNGPKIRKVFSEAVDELRDAIDSEDDEKFVEIAINATKNMGDIQNALGMSDKAITALSHEYSLLNESVGHEIALKHIYSGKVHVGVLERVNGKTAILDNGTKLRVANVEVLSDEELYQWKLDNIEWKKQSISCVFSESVIPNVIVETLEKVDEVIEVVLTDIYQGPQIDEGFKSLTFEVTALSNEAIQNVKSILTGFGGVLR, from the coding sequence ATGAAGATTGGAATAATAGGGGGAAGTGACGGTTTGGGAAAAACCCTCATTTACTATTTTAGGGACGAATTTGATGTTGCGATAAGTGCAAGGGACCACATTAAAGGCCGTAAGGTTGCAGAGGAAATGAACGTTGACTACGTTGAATCGAACACCCAACTGGCCGCCATGAGCGACATGCTGGTGATATCCGTGCCGATTAACAACACGGTGTCCGTTATCCGCGAAGTCGGTCCCTTCATGAGAAAGGGTTCCGTAATGGTGGACGTTACCTCAATCAAGGAAGAGCCGTTAAGGGCAATGGAGGAAAGCCTACCTGAAAACGTGGAATACATTCCGACACACCCCGTTTTCGGTCCGAGGACAACGGAGCTCGACAACCAGATTATTGTCCTGACGCCGACCAAAAAGGGCGAATGGTACAAGAGAGTTCATGATTATCTTGAAAGCAAGAACATGAGGGTAATAGAAACCACCGCCGAGCATCATGACTACATGATGAGCATCGTCCAGGTTCTCACCCACTTTTCATTCATTTCAACCGCTTCAGCGATGGAAAAGCTTAAAGTAGACATCAACGAAACCGAAGACTACGAAAGTCCAATCTACAATCTGATGATCGATATGATTGCGCGTATCGTATCTCAGAATCCTTACCTTACCTATTACATCCAGTCAATGAACAATAACGGCCCTAAAATCAGAAAAGTCTTCAGCGAAGCTGTTGATGAGCTCAGAGATGCCATTGACTCAGAAGATGATGAAAAATTCGTTGAAATAGCAATTAACGCAACTAAAAACATGGGCGACATTCAGAATGCTTTAGGTATGAGTGACAAGGCGATTACCGCATTAAGCCATGAATACAGCCTCTTAAATGAATCAGTCGGCCATGAAATTGCCCTGAAACACATCTATTCCGGCAAGGTTCATGTCGGAGTTCTTGAAAGGGTAAACGGAAAAACAGCGATTTTAGATAACGGAACAAAGCTGAGAGTGGCTAATGTTGAAGTATTAAGCGATGAGGAGCTTTATCAGTGGAAGCTGGACAATATTGAGTGGAAAAAGCAGTCCATCAGCTGCGTTTTCAGCGAAAGCGTGATTCCAAACGTCATCGTCGAAACCCTGGAAAAGGTTGATGAGGTAATTGAAGTCGTTTTAACCGACATTTATCAGGGCCCGCAGATTGATGAGGGCTTTAAAAGCCTTACATTCGAGGTTACCGCCCTTTCAAACGAAGCCATCCAGAATGTTAAGAGCATTCTAACCGGATTCGGCGGAGTTTTAAGGTAA
- a CDS encoding prephenate dehydrogenase — protein MANRRMTIIGGTRGLGKWMAEHLKNDFTITITSRNAESGQKIADELDVGYSNDNIRAVKDAEIIVFSVPIENMAETIAQVAPHAPEGSLLMDVASVKTEAAEALEKYAPENAEILPCHPMFGPRIPTLERQIIVLTPIENRSDKWLAIIKEYLTEKNCEIVITTPEEHDKYMSIVQGLTHFSFISLASTIRKLNINVKRSRSFSSPVYSLMLDMVSRIVYQNPHLYYSIQKNNKETSNARKALIKEGIYLSNLIEEGDEEDFVKSIVESAEHLDEREEALIRSDRAIGMLAQKASALTKSMGKEVGLRELQSDEIHVGTVRKVTSKCVIIENGEKEEISLKLSGVDLLSKKELFEWKRDNLELEKFELSVSFSSKCDEKYLLKMFKSIEPIIDAEIVDVNGDKTSYTFRYRLFDKKDNDYVEKYVEGIGAIIL, from the coding sequence ATGGCCAATAGAAGGATGACGATAATCGGAGGTACCAGAGGTCTGGGAAAATGGATGGCAGAACACCTTAAAAATGATTTCACTATTACCATAACGAGCAGAAACGCTGAAAGCGGACAGAAAATTGCCGATGAATTGGACGTCGGCTACAGCAATGACAATATTAGGGCAGTAAAAGATGCAGAAATCATCGTATTCAGCGTTCCCATAGAAAACATGGCAGAAACGATTGCTCAGGTGGCTCCGCACGCTCCCGAAGGATCCCTTTTGATGGACGTTGCAAGCGTCAAGACGGAAGCCGCTGAAGCTTTGGAAAAATACGCACCGGAAAATGCGGAGATATTGCCGTGCCATCCGATGTTCGGTCCCCGCATTCCAACCCTTGAAAGGCAAATTATCGTGCTTACTCCAATCGAAAACAGGTCAGATAAATGGTTAGCTATCATAAAGGAATATTTAACCGAAAAAAACTGTGAAATCGTCATAACGACGCCTGAAGAGCATGACAAGTACATGAGCATCGTTCAGGGATTGACCCATTTCTCATTCATCAGTCTCGCTTCAACAATCAGAAAGCTTAACATCAACGTTAAAAGGTCAAGGTCATTTTCAAGTCCGGTTTACAGCCTGATGCTTGACATGGTAAGTAGAATCGTATATCAGAATCCTCACCTTTACTATTCCATTCAAAAAAACAATAAGGAAACCTCAAATGCAAGAAAAGCGCTGATAAAGGAGGGCATTTACCTGTCAAACCTCATTGAAGAGGGCGATGAGGAGGACTTCGTTAAAAGCATTGTCGAATCGGCCGAGCATCTCGACGAGCGTGAAGAGGCATTAATCAGATCTGATAGGGCAATAGGAATGCTTGCGCAAAAGGCGAGTGCATTAACTAAATCAATGGGAAAGGAAGTCGGCTTAAGGGAATTGCAATCCGACGAGATACATGTAGGCACAGTAAGGAAAGTCACTTCAAAATGCGTAATTATAGAAAACGGTGAAAAGGAAGAAATTTCCTTGAAGCTCTCCGGCGTGGACCTATTGTCGAAAAAGGAACTCTTTGAATGGAAAAGGGACAATCTTGAGCTGGAAAAATTCGAATTATCGGTCTCATTTTCCTCAAAATGCGATGAAAAATACCTTTTAAAAATGTTTAAAAGCATCGAACCAATCATTGACGCTGAAATAGTTGACGTTAATGGTGATAAAACAAGCTATACCTTCAGATACAGGCTGTTCGATAAAAAGGACAACGATTATGTCGAAAAGTATGTTGAAGGCATCGGTGCAATAATACTTTAA
- the budA gene encoding acetolactate decarboxylase: MTNRKIILISILLASLLAISAVSAGNVFIKNDDSMHQVSTMQTFMKGAYEGVVSVGEMKYNGDVGLGTFEGVNGEMIILDGVIYQAKADGSVKVAPNNETIPFATITYFDKDAELGGISANSTDDLTSKLNGEIEKLGKNNMYVVKIKCYADNITVRSVEKQNQPYKEFSEVAKTSQKVFNYTNQSGTIVAVYFPEHMKDINMAGWHFHFLNDAKDKGGHILGLNITNGTAEIDEIHEFNMVLPTTDKFSDLNFTEDMTSKIKGAEK; the protein is encoded by the coding sequence TTGACAAACAGGAAAATCATATTAATTTCAATATTACTGGCTAGTTTACTGGCCATATCAGCGGTCAGCGCCGGTAACGTATTTATTAAGAATGATGACAGCATGCATCAGGTCTCTACGATGCAGACATTCATGAAGGGAGCCTATGAAGGTGTTGTAAGCGTTGGAGAAATGAAATACAATGGAGACGTGGGGCTCGGAACATTTGAAGGCGTGAACGGAGAGATGATTATCTTGGACGGCGTCATTTATCAGGCAAAAGCCGACGGCAGCGTTAAAGTTGCGCCTAACAATGAAACAATACCGTTTGCAACCATAACCTATTTTGACAAGGATGCCGAGTTAGGAGGAATTTCAGCCAACAGCACTGACGATTTGACAAGCAAGCTTAACGGTGAAATCGAAAAGCTCGGCAAAAACAACATGTATGTGGTTAAAATCAAATGTTATGCCGACAACATAACCGTCAGAAGCGTTGAAAAACAGAACCAGCCATACAAGGAGTTCAGCGAAGTTGCCAAAACGTCCCAGAAGGTATTCAATTACACCAACCAAAGCGGAACAATCGTTGCAGTCTATTTCCCTGAACATATGAAAGACATTAATATGGCAGGATGGCATTTCCATTTCCTCAATGACGCCAAGGACAAAGGCGGACACATATTGGGACTCAACATTACAAACGGAACTGCCGAAATCGATGAAATCCATGAATTCAACATGGTTCTTCCAACGACGGACAAGTTCTCAGACCTGAATTTTACCGAAGACATGACCAGTAAAATCAAAGGCGCAGAGAAATAA
- a CDS encoding flavodoxin, whose product MKSLVVYYSRSNITKKLAENIAAKTGADVEEIVPKVNYQGKLGYARGGKDAISSKVIDLESLKYNPEDYDVVYLGCPVWASRPATPLYSYMKKNEGKFTNVKFFVTAGGSGFDSTLEHMEKASVKPLKTLALTTKEVKKDLYEDKLSSFLE is encoded by the coding sequence ATGAAATCATTAGTAGTATATTATTCAAGGTCAAACATAACTAAAAAACTTGCAGAAAACATTGCCGCTAAAACCGGCGCAGACGTGGAAGAAATCGTACCTAAAGTCAATTATCAGGGTAAACTGGGATACGCCCGTGGAGGAAAGGATGCAATATCCTCAAAAGTAATCGATTTGGAAAGCTTGAAATACAATCCTGAAGATTATGATGTAGTATACCTCGGCTGTCCGGTATGGGCTTCAAGGCCGGCAACGCCGTTATATTCATACATGAAAAAGAATGAAGGCAAATTCACTAACGTAAAATTCTTCGTAACTGCCGGAGGATCAGGATTTGACTCCACTCTTGAACATATGGAAAAGGCATCAGTAAAGCCCCTTAAAACCCTGGCATTAACCACCAAGGAAGTAAAAAAAGACCTCTATGAAGATAAGCTCTCCTCATTTTTAGAATAG
- a CDS encoding subtype A tannase, with amino-acid sequence MKDIYKAIIIIGILAIAIGSIFAFTGSNTHPTGNGISYNATALSEKLSIDMNNWSYDETNDIYYQIGLVYCSEPEDINYESCGIYVPGKYFQASKNANGTYSCTVKSDGKVGNYTASEAPIVMPVNTPGYSSCKAPTSYNAGEVKDYTDAGFIYLDAGCRGRDNAEAPDGVTDLKSAVTYYRFNGDVLPGNTEKIFTFGHSGGGAQSAIMGSSGNSELYNPYLESIGAAMVGKDGNGLSNAIAGAMCWCPITSLDYADEAYEWNMGQYARGSNTFTSTLSDDLAVEYAGYINELGLKNPNGNKLTLEKSDNGIYTSGSYYDYLLKTTEESLNNFLNDTSFPYTPSSGENMGGMPTGEAPTDSGNMPTGEAPTDSGNMPTGEAPTDSGNMPTGEAPDSSSQSSDSESYQTAQEYINSLNGNETWIEYDASTNTAKIKSLEAFVKHCKNPSKSVPAFDDLNRSQAENGLFGLDANDSAHFDKTVAELLGNNSEKYSKYDDYSPSYASEYNEDLAKNDTQNNTMETRVNMYNPMYYLCDYYDGAGSSDVAQYWRINTGIEQGDTSQCVDINLYLAVLSKVGKDNVEFSTVWGQGHTQAERSGDSTANFINWVNNCLN; translated from the coding sequence ATGAAAGACATTTATAAAGCCATCATAATCATAGGGATTCTTGCAATAGCCATTGGAAGCATATTTGCTTTTACAGGCAGCAATACCCATCCGACAGGCAATGGAATCTCATATAATGCAACAGCGCTAAGCGAAAAATTATCAATAGACATGAATAACTGGAGTTACGATGAAACAAACGATATTTACTATCAAATAGGACTCGTATACTGTTCAGAACCAGAGGATATTAACTATGAGTCATGTGGAATCTATGTTCCCGGAAAATACTTCCAAGCAAGCAAAAATGCAAATGGAACATACTCATGCACTGTAAAAAGTGACGGGAAAGTTGGAAACTACACAGCATCCGAAGCACCGATTGTGATGCCGGTAAATACGCCAGGTTATTCATCATGCAAAGCTCCAACAAGCTATAATGCAGGGGAAGTGAAAGATTATACTGATGCAGGATTTATCTATCTGGATGCCGGGTGTAGAGGAAGAGACAATGCCGAAGCGCCTGACGGAGTGACTGATTTAAAATCTGCTGTAACCTATTACCGATTTAACGGTGATGTGCTTCCGGGAAATACAGAAAAAATATTTACCTTTGGCCATAGCGGAGGGGGAGCCCAATCTGCAATAATGGGATCTTCAGGAAACAGTGAATTATACAATCCTTATTTAGAAAGTATTGGTGCAGCGATGGTTGGAAAAGATGGGAACGGACTTTCAAATGCAATTGCAGGAGCAATGTGCTGGTGTCCTATAACATCACTTGATTATGCTGACGAAGCATATGAATGGAATATGGGCCAATATGCTAGAGGTTCAAATACATTCACCAGTACTTTAAGTGATGATTTAGCAGTCGAATATGCAGGATACATTAATGAATTAGGCTTAAAAAATCCGAATGGAAACAAATTAACGCTAGAGAAAAGCGACAATGGAATTTATACTTCAGGGTCTTATTATGATTATTTATTGAAAACAACTGAAGAATCATTGAATAATTTCCTAAACGATACTTCCTTCCCATACACCCCATCTTCAGGAGAAAATATGGGTGGCATGCCAACAGGAGAAGCACCAACAGACTCAGGAAACATGCCAACAGGAGAAGCACCAACAGACTCAGGAAACATGCCAACAGGAGAAGCACCAACAGACTCAGGAAACATGCCAACAGGAGAAGCACCAGACAGCTCATCACAATCAAGTGATTCAGAAAGCTACCAAACGGCACAGGAGTATATCAATTCATTGAATGGCAATGAAACATGGATTGAATATGATGCCAGCACAAATACTGCCAAAATCAAAAGCCTTGAAGCTTTTGTGAAACATTGTAAAAATCCATCAAAATCTGTTCCTGCATTTGACGATTTAAACCGTTCACAAGCAGAAAATGGATTATTCGGCCTTGATGCTAATGATTCAGCCCATTTCGATAAGACAGTAGCCGAACTTCTAGGCAATAACAGCGAAAAATACTCCAAATATGACGATTACTCCCCAAGCTATGCAAGCGAATACAACGAGGATTTGGCGAAAAATGACACCCAGAACAACACAATGGAAACGCGCGTAAACATGTATAATCCAATGTATTACTTATGCGATTATTATGACGGTGCCGGTTCATCCGATGTTGCCCAATACTGGAGAATTAATACAGGCATTGAACAGGGAGATACTTCACAATGTGTTGATATAAATCTTTATTTGGCTGTTTTAAGCAAAGTCGGTAAAGATAATGTCGAATTTTCCACTGTTTGGGGTCAAGGCCATACTCAAGCCGAAAGAAGTGGAGATTCAACTGCAAACTTTATAAATTGGGTAAACAATTGTTTAAATTAA
- a CDS encoding DUF2207 family protein encodes MLGLGNKLGLGSKGQINEDICIPPSDDSYPMISMLYAKNDEIVNALSLTVLDLINKDQIKCDIDLDDSYEVGKELTPEDMEVMKKITLRIANKGELKTSESLAIKLLKNMNKNKKKFNLKAMAKQSNISAVANKFENDFDDFINAVDKENGYDGKNYGDVVENGKFTDKGKGLKNEWMSYQNYLASSKLTEEHPPQSDDENSAQIIYAACFGVERDALKIRQNNTPLTDFIDKDGYKLLNIIFNNALRNVSEKRRGNGIFYGVNDKYSIPGGA; translated from the coding sequence ATGTTAGGATTAGGCAATAAATTGGGATTAGGCAGCAAAGGTCAAATTAATGAAGATATTTGCATTCCGCCTAGTGATGATTCCTATCCTATGATATCCATGTTATATGCGAAAAATGACGAAATCGTAAACGCATTATCACTTACAGTACTGGATTTAATTAACAAGGATCAAATCAAATGCGACATTGATTTGGATGATTCATATGAAGTCGGAAAAGAGCTGACTCCTGAAGATATGGAAGTAATGAAAAAGATTACCCTTAGAATCGCAAACAAGGGTGAGCTGAAAACTTCCGAATCATTAGCAATCAAGCTGCTCAAGAACATGAACAAGAACAAGAAGAAATTCAACCTTAAGGCAATGGCAAAGCAGAGCAATATATCTGCAGTAGCCAATAAATTCGAAAATGACTTCGATGACTTCATCAACGCCGTTGACAAGGAAAACGGATACGACGGCAAGAATTATGGAGACGTTGTTGAAAACGGCAAATTTACTGACAAAGGAAAAGGGCTTAAAAATGAATGGATGAGCTATCAGAATTATTTGGCCTCGTCCAAGCTTACAGAAGAGCATCCTCCGCAATCCGATGATGAAAATTCAGCCCAAATCATTTACGCAGCATGCTTTGGCGTGGAAAGGGATGCATTGAAGATAAGGCAGAACAACACTCCTTTAACTGATTTCATTGATAAGGACGGTTATAAACTACTGAACATTATCTTCAACAACGCATTACGCAATGTAAGCGAAAAAAGAAGAGGAAACGGAATCTTTTATGGAGTAAATGATAAATACAGCATTCCTGGAGGAGCTTAA
- a CDS encoding low temperature requirement protein A yields MEVVKKPVQLIELFYDLIFVYAISQLTGLINEPIGGIIPPYNFFAYLIICFVILQAWLYFTNYVNRYGQWKSYDYILVCVNMIAAIFMANTISLDWASMYFAFDISMLIMLLTVVILYAIQARKEESMSGAAGNSISILSVVCTIYVIAILCHIFSFEDYVIWINVLAVLTGAFLPFFLKGNFDKSIINFPHLVERFELLTIITFGEAVVGLTHFFDVTNFNFVPILVFLIVITMFGSYVVQIHRLMQHDRIERSLRLMFSHYFIIISINLVTVALELIHSGEVNYYFVSVLMIVSLIVFYISILANSQYYRKNVELTRKDLLLMIIVTVCGTAVIFIFISNLYAFLIGTLIITFANFEILLIKYLKCLNAG; encoded by the coding sequence ATGGAAGTAGTCAAAAAGCCGGTTCAGCTGATTGAATTGTTTTACGATTTGATATTCGTTTACGCAATTTCACAGTTAACGGGCTTAATTAATGAGCCGATTGGGGGAATAATACCTCCATATAACTTTTTTGCCTATTTAATCATCTGTTTTGTGATTCTTCAGGCCTGGCTCTATTTTACCAACTACGTCAATAGATACGGGCAGTGGAAGTCGTACGACTACATTCTGGTCTGCGTCAACATGATTGCAGCAATATTCATGGCAAACACCATTTCGCTTGACTGGGCTTCAATGTATTTCGCTTTTGATATTTCAATGCTTATAATGCTTTTAACGGTCGTAATACTCTATGCAATTCAGGCAAGAAAGGAAGAATCAATGAGCGGAGCCGCAGGCAACTCAATATCCATTCTAAGCGTTGTCTGTACGATTTATGTAATCGCAATATTGTGCCACATTTTCAGCTTTGAGGATTACGTTATCTGGATTAACGTGCTGGCTGTTTTAACGGGAGCATTTTTGCCGTTTTTCCTTAAGGGAAACTTCGACAAGAGCATAATCAATTTTCCCCATCTTGTTGAAAGGTTTGAGCTATTAACAATCATTACCTTTGGAGAAGCCGTTGTCGGCCTTACCCATTTCTTTGACGTTACAAACTTCAATTTTGTACCGATTCTAGTGTTTCTGATTGTAATTACCATGTTCGGCTCATATGTGGTTCAGATTCATCGGTTAATGCAGCACGACAGGATTGAAAGGTCATTAAGGCTGATGTTTAGCCATTATTTTATTATCATCAGCATTAACCTGGTAACGGTTGCGCTGGAGCTGATTCATTCGGGAGAGGTTAATTACTACTTTGTTAGCGTGTTAATGATTGTTTCATTAATCGTTTTCTACATATCAATTCTGGCAAACAGCCAATATTACCGCAAAAACGTTGAATTAACCAGAAAAGATCTCCTGTTAATGATAATCGTTACGGTTTGCGGAACGGCGGTCATTTTCATATTCATATCAAATCTCTACGCTTTTCTAATCGGAACCCTGATTATAACGTTTGCCAACTTTGAAATATTGCTTATAAAATATCTTAAGTGCTTGAATGCCGGGTAG
- a CDS encoding TfoX/Sxy family protein: MASSKEYLEYVLEQLSDLEEITYRAMMGEYIIYFKGKIIGGVYDDRFLIKPVKAAREMMCDATMELPYEGAKEMILVDNIEDKEFLKELIESMYDELPSPRRRRK; the protein is encoded by the coding sequence ATGGCTTCAAGCAAGGAATATCTTGAATATGTGCTCGAGCAGCTCTCTGATTTGGAAGAGATAACATACAGGGCAATGATGGGCGAATACATCATTTACTTCAAAGGAAAGATTATTGGGGGCGTTTATGACGACCGTTTTCTCATAAAGCCGGTTAAGGCAGCTCGGGAGATGATGTGTGATGCGACCATGGAACTGCCGTATGAGGGCGCAAAGGAAATGATTCTGGTTGATAATATCGAAGATAAGGAATTTCTAAAGGAACTGATTGAATCAATGTATGATGAGCTTCCATCTCCAAGAAGAAGGCGCAAATAA